In one window of Erwinia tasmaniensis Et1/99 DNA:
- a CDS encoding YgdI/YgdR family lipoprotein: MKKLIALPLAAIFCVAALSGCTRASYAIHTSDGRTIISDGKPHEDSKTGLIAYKDANGVKQQINKTDVKEMSELPK, from the coding sequence ATGAAAAAATTAATCGCTTTACCTCTTGCTGCCATCTTCTGTGTTGCTGCTCTCAGCGGTTGTACTCGCGCCAGCTACGCCATCCACACAAGTGACGGCCGTACCATCATCAGCGATGGCAAACCACATGAAGATTCAAAAACAGGCCTGATTGCTTACAAAGACGCGAATGGCGTTAAGCAGCAAATTAACAAAACCGACGTTAAAGAAATGAGCGAGCTGCCTAAGTAA
- a CDS encoding YgdI/YgdR family lipoprotein: MKIKMLNTATVALLSLFFLSGCSSNQTIRTTDGRTIVTDGKPQIDSDTGLVSYKDAQTGRSEQINREQIKNMSELNN, translated from the coding sequence ATGAAAATCAAAATGCTTAATACTGCAACCGTTGCCCTGCTGTCACTGTTCTTCCTCTCTGGTTGTTCATCAAACCAGACAATCAGAACTACGGATGGCAGGACTATTGTCACGGATGGTAAGCCGCAAATCGACAGCGACACTGGGCTGGTTTCTTATAAAGATGCCCAGACGGGCAGATCGGAACAGATCAACCGTGAGCAGATTAAGAACATGAGTGAACTTAACAATTAA